From one Triticum aestivum cultivar Chinese Spring chromosome 4B, IWGSC CS RefSeq v2.1, whole genome shotgun sequence genomic stretch:
- the LOC123089873 gene encoding serine carboxypeptidase 1-like, with protein MDLLLLLHCTFCFLFPLWDCTTLGLHARASQEAHLTKFLLSRRTDTTTTTTTTTNDPTLYDKSVLGSLRTDEYPASDHGALKVADKIPALPGQPEGVDFDQYGGYVAVDSHNGRALFYYFVEAPGDATAKPLLLWLNGGPGCSSLGHGAMRELGPFRADRDGKTLTRDKYAWNNVANVIFLESPAGVGFSYSNTSSDYDGMGGPMAAQDAYVFLVSWLNRFPEYKARPLYITGESYAGHYIPQLAATILAHNSSSNTINLKGIMVGNPYLDRMKNLIGHYEYLWSHGAISDEVWADIAGGCSINDSSISARCYHAITECQDGILDHDNIYAPTCIIDTNGSYYSSTYLPGYDPCSYLPTKAYLNSPQVQKALHARETKWLDCSYLDFKDSPDTMVPTLKRQIDHGLPIWLFSGDFDSVCPFTGTKYTIHDLNLSVTEPWRPWTAGHEVGGYVQRYAGGFTFATVRGAGHMVPAFQPERAMILLQSFLTGIVLPPFNKEY; from the exons TTTACTGCTGCTGCTGCATTGCACCTTTTGCTTTTTATTCCCACTTTGGGATTGCACCACTTTGGGATTGCACGCCCGTGCATCTCAGGAGGCCCATCTAACCAAATTCCTTTTATCTAGAAGAAcagacaccaccaccaccaccaccaccaccactaatgATCCTACTTTATATGACAAGTCGGTTCTCGGCAGCCTCCGAACAGATGAGTACCCCGCCTCCGACCACGGTGCTCTGAAGGTGGCCGACAAGATCCCGGCGCTGCCAGGGCAGCCTGAGGGTGTCGACTTCGACCAGTACGGTGGGTACGTGGCCGTCGACAGCCACAATGGCCGTGCTCTCTTCTACTACTTCGTTGAAGCGCCCGGCGATGCGACGGCGAAACCACTCCTCCTCTGGCTCAATGGAG GGCCTGGATGCTCATCGCTCGGCCATGGAGCGATGCGAGAGTTGGGCCCTTTCCGTGCAGACAGGGACGGCAAAACCCTCACGAGGGACAAGTATGCCTGGAACAACG TGGCCAACGTCATCTTCCTGGAATCACCCGCCGGCGTAGGATTCTCCTACTCAAACACGTCTTCCGACTACGACGGGATGGGGGGTCCAATGGCTGCCCAGGACGCCTACGTCTTCCTCGTCAGCTGGCTCAACAGGTTCCCCGAGTACAAGGCACGCCCCTTGTACATCACTGGGGAAAGCTACGCTGGTCACTACATCCCCCAACTCGCCGCCACCATCTTAGcacacaacagcagcagcaacaccatTAACCTCAAGGGCATCATGGTTGGGAACCCTTACCTCGACAGGATGAAAAACCTCATAGGGCACTACGAGTACCTGTGGAGCCACGGTGCCATCTCCGACGAGGTATGGGCCGACATTGCTGGCGGCTGCAGCATCAACGACTCCTCCATCAGCGCGAGGTGCTACCACGCTATTACCGAATGTCAGGACGGTATCCTGGATCACGATAACATATACGCTCCCACATGCATCATCGACACCAACGGCTCCTACTATTCCAGCACCTAC TTGCCCGGGTATGATCCATGCAGCTATCTGCCTACCAAGGCCTACCTCAATAGTCCTCAAGTTCAGAAGGCTCTCCATGCCAGAGAAACCAAATGGCTCGATTGCAG CTACCTG GACTTCAAGGACTCACCGGACACCATGGTGCCAACCTTGAAACGGCAAATCGACCACGGCCTGCCCATATGGCTCTTCAG TGGGGATTTCGACTCGGTTTGCCCCTTCACCGGCACCAAGTACACGATCCACGACCTCAACCTCTCCGTCACCGAGCCGTGGCGTCCATGGACGGccgggcacgaggtagggggctatGTCCAGCGGTACGCCGGAGGGTTCACCTTCGCCACCGTGAGAGGAGCCGGGCACATGGTCCCGGCCTTCCAACCCGAGAGAGCGATGATACTGCTCCAGTCCTTTCTCACAGGGATCGTCCTCCCTCCATTCAACAAGGAGTACTAG